From the Kribbella sp. CA-293567 genome, the window GGTGAAGGTGCCGGCCAGGCCCTGGCCGTACGCCTTCTTGTCGTGGATCGTGGCGACCTTGGTGATCTTGGCCGTCTCGAACAGGTAGCGCGCCGCGAACGGGCCCTGGACCGCGTCCGTGGTGCAGGTGCGGAAGTACGTCGGGTACGGCCGCTTCGGGTTCTTCTGCCAGTCGGCGCCCTGGGTCAGACCGGGGCCGGTGTTGGCCGGGGAGACCTGGACGATGTTCTTCGGCGCGAGGACCGGCTGGACCTGCTGGCTGGTGCTGGTGTTCAGGGTGCCGACGACGCCGATCACGTTCGCGTCGGAGGCGAGCGCGGTGGCGGCGTTCTTGCCGACGTCGGGCTTGGCCTCGTCGTCCTTCGCGTCGACCTCGAGCTTCCAGCCCGGGATCGCGTTGCTGTCGTTGGCCTGCTTGACGGCCAGCTCGACCGAGTGCTGGATACCCAGACCCAGCGCCGACAGGTCTCCGGACAGAGGCGCGATGACGCCGATCTTGGCGGTCTTCGTCGAGCTGTCGGAGCCACCACCGTTGTCGTCGCCGCTGCGTGAACCGCAGGCAGTCAGGGCCAACGACGCAACGATCAGCGACGCGCCGACCCGTACTACGGAACGCTGCTGCACTGTTCCTCCCATGTCTGGATAGTCCGAGCGAACCCCCGGACTCCCGCGAATGCCGCGAGCACCCGCAGGTTAGACCTCCGGACGCACCACAAGCGAACGTCACGCAGCGTGTGTTGTGAGGTCGTTACCCCCGTAAGCAGCATGAGCACCAGTGACGACTGTTAACGCTGCTTCCGGGCCCGATCCGGGTGGACAGAGAGTGATTCAGCCGTCACTACCCGCCTCGTCGACCACCAGCTCGGCGACCTGCCGCATGGAGACTCTCTTGTCCATCGCGGTCTTCTGGATCCA encodes:
- a CDS encoding branched-chain amino acid ABC transporter substrate-binding protein; its protein translation is MGGTVQQRSVVRVGASLIVASLALTACGSRSGDDNGGGSDSSTKTAKIGVIAPLSGDLSALGLGIQHSVELAVKQANDSNAIPGWKLEVDAKDDEAKPDVGKNAATALASDANVIGVVGTLNTSTSQQVQPVLAPKNIVQVSPANTGPGLTQGADWQKNPKRPYPTYFRTCTTDAVQGPFAARYLFETAKITKVATIHDKKAYGQGLAGTFTEEFKKLGGQVVAAETINPDDAQFTAVISAIKPSAPQAVYYGGEYPQAGPLSQQMKAAGLNVPLMGGDGIYDPKFIQLGGKSSTNDLATSVGAPVDTLPSAKKFVEDYNAAGFKEPYAAYGGYSYDAANAIINALKTSLKDAKDVESARQATVDALGKVSFDGVTGKVSFDQYGDTTSKVLTVYKVDAAKWATVETKDFETK